The following is a genomic window from Actinomadura sp. WMMB 499.
CGGGTGGGGCCGCGCCCGTCCACGACCGGGACGCCCGCGACCCGCACGTCGCCGCGCAGCTCCACGCCCGGCGCGGCCTCGCCGAGGAGCGCGAGCGCGGTGGTGGTCTTGCCGCTGCCGGACGGCCCGACGAGCGCGGTGACCGCGCCCGCGGGGACGTCGAGGTCGACGCCGCGCAGCAGCTCGGACGCGCCGGTGCGGGCGGTCAGCCCGCGCACCTCGATCGTCCAGGTACCGGTCCCGTCCGTCATCGCGCCGCCTCCGCCCGGCGCGGCCGCTCGCGGGCGCCGCGCCCCACGAGCCGGTCGGCCAGCAGGTTGAGCCCGACGGTGAACATGACGAGCATCGCGGCGGGCGCGCACACCGCCCACGGCTGGATGAGCAGCGCCTCCCGGCTCGCGGCGATCGTGACGCCCCAGTCGGGCGAGGCCGGGTCGAGGCCGAGGCCGAGGAAGTTGGCGGCGGCGACGGTGAAGACGGCGAGCGGAACGCGGGTGCCGGCGTCGGCGGCGGCGACGGGCAGCACGGCCCGGCCGATGTAGCCGAACAGGATCCGGGGCCGGGACTCGCCCTGCAGCAGCATCGCCTCGGCGACCGGCCCGGACGCGGCGTCCAGCGCGGCCGCCCGGACGAGCCGGGCCACCGCCGGCGCGTTGATCACCGCGACCGCGAGGCCGATGGCGAGCGCACTGCCCCGCCAGCCCACCCCGATCACGCTGATGACCAGCAGCGACGGGATGGGCAGGAGCAGCTCCACCGGGCGCATCAGCAGCTCGTCGATCCAGCGGTGCCGGGTCGTCGCGGCGGCCAGCCCGAGCGGCGCCCCGAGCAGGTAGGCGAGGGCGACGGCGCCGCAGGCGACGCCGAGGGCGCTCGGGCCGCCGCGCAGCAGCAGGCCGAGCACGTCCCGTCCGGTCCCGTCGGTGCCGAGCGGGTGGCCGCCGCCGAGCACGTAGGGGGCGCCGTCCGCCGGGGTGATCGCGGGCGCGAGCAGCGGCCCGAGCACGGCGGCGAGGACGGGGACGGCGAGCAGCACCCCGGCCGTCCAGGCCACGGGACGTGCCGCGAAAGGGGACGTCATCGCAGCACCTCCGCGCGGGGGGCGAGGCGCTGGCTCACGAGGTCGGCGGCGACGTTGAGCGCCAGCGCCACCGCCGCCAGCAGCAGGGTGAGCGCCTGGACGGTCGGGACGTCGCGGCCCTGCACGGCCTCGATCAGCGCGGTGGCGGTGCCGGGGATCGCGAACACCGCCTCGACGACCAGCACGCCGCCGAGGAGCTGGTCGCCGGTCCGGGCGAGTTCCTGGACGCCGGGGACCGCGGCGTTCGGCAGCACGTGCCGGAGCACGAGCCGGGTGCGGGGCACCCCCAGCCGCCGCGCCTGCACGGTGTACTCGGCCTCCAGCGCGGCGATCGTCCCGGCCCTGATCTGCCGGGACAGCGTGCAGACGGTGCGGGCGAGCAGCACGGCGACCGGCAGCACCAGCAGGGCGGGCTCGGTCAGCAGGTCCGCGCCCTCGGCGCCCAGCCAGGTCGACGGGAACCAGCCGAGCTGCAGGGAGAACACCGCGACGAGCGCCATCGCGAGCACGAAGTCGGGGATCGCGTTGAGCGCCAGCGTGACCGCGGTGATCGCGCGGTCGAGACGTCCGCCCGCGCGCAGGCCCGTCGCCAGGCCGAGCAGCATCGCCAGCGGCACCAGCAGCGCGGCGGTGACGGCGGCCAGCACCGCCGTCGCGGTGATCGACCCGGCGACGATGTCGCGGACCGGCACGTCGCCGACCAGCGAGGTGCCGAGGTCGCCGGTCAGCAGCCCGCCCGCCCAGTCGGCGAACCGCTCGTCCAGGGGACGGTCGAGCCCGAGCGCCTCCCGCAGGTCGGCGATCTCCGCCGTCCCCACCTGCTCGTTGAACCTGGCCGCCGCGGCGTCACCGGGCAGCAGCGAGGTGAGCAGGAAGACCGCGACGGCCAGGACCGCGAGCTGGACGGCGGCGAGCAGGGTCCGCCGCGCGGCGTGGCGCACCACCGGTCAGGCCAGCCACACTCTGTCGAAACGCGCCCAGTTCACCGAGTTGGGCGGCGCGGGCTTCACCCCGTGCAGGCGGGACGAGACCGCGTTCAGCCACTCGGGGACGCCCCACAGCAGCAGGCCGCCCTCGTCCCGGATGCGCCGCTGGAGCGCCCCGTACCGGGCCGTCCGCTCCGCCGCGTCGGTGATCGACAGCGCTTCCCCGAACGCGTCGTCGAAGTCGCCGTGCTTCCAGGCCGTGGCGTTCTGCTTGGAGTCGGTGAGGAGCCGGTCGCTGATGTAGGTGGGGATCGGCATGGCGCCGCAGCGGTGGTTGCCGAGGATGCCGGTCTCCAGCTGGTCGGTGTAGTACGTCTCCGGCGGGCCGTTGACGATCTTCACGCGCAGCCCGGCCTCCGCCGCCTGCTCGGCGAACAGGTTCGCCGTGTCGACGAACCCGTCGGCGACGGTCGAGGTGTAGAACGTCACCTCCTTGTTCAGCGCCCCCGACCTGCGCAGCAGCGCGCGGGCCTCGGCGACGTCCCGTCCGCGCTGCGGCACGTCCGGGGGGTAGTAGTTGTAGCCGAGGCCGTACATGTCGTTGCCGACGGCGCCGCGCCCGCCGAGGACGACCTCCACCAGCCGCTCGCGGTCGG
Proteins encoded in this region:
- a CDS encoding ABC transporter permease, with the protein product MTSPFAARPVAWTAGVLLAVPVLAAVLGPLLAPAITPADGAPYVLGGGHPLGTDGTGRDVLGLLLRGGPSALGVACGAVALAYLLGAPLGLAAATTRHRWIDELLMRPVELLLPIPSLLVISVIGVGWRGSALAIGLAVAVINAPAVARLVRAAALDAASGPVAEAMLLQGESRPRILFGYIGRAVLPVAAADAGTRVPLAVFTVAAANFLGLGLDPASPDWGVTIAASREALLIQPWAVCAPAAMLVMFTVGLNLLADRLVGRGARERPRRAEAAR
- a CDS encoding ABC transporter permease, which codes for MRHAARRTLLAAVQLAVLAVAVFLLTSLLPGDAAAARFNEQVGTAEIADLREALGLDRPLDERFADWAGGLLTGDLGTSLVGDVPVRDIVAGSITATAVLAAVTAALLVPLAMLLGLATGLRAGGRLDRAITAVTLALNAIPDFVLAMALVAVFSLQLGWFPSTWLGAEGADLLTEPALLVLPVAVLLARTVCTLSRQIRAGTIAALEAEYTVQARRLGVPRTRLVLRHVLPNAAVPGVQELARTGDQLLGGVLVVEAVFAIPGTATALIEAVQGRDVPTVQALTLLLAAVALALNVAADLVSQRLAPRAEVLR